TCCGGTAAAACTTACTCACGTGAACGCGTGGGCGTTGTGGTCGAGAGGCTCGACGAGGTACGGGACTTTTTCACAAACCCCGTTTTCACCGGTCTGACCCCGAACCGTGGTGGACCCAACCGGTATCCGCATCACTCACACCTGGAGGCAGTGGAGGCGACGTGTACCTGGAACGGACCCGCTTCGATTGTATCAGAAAATGAGGAGAAGGCCTCCAACACCTCTATTTTGAGGTCGATGCTATCGATGTCCCCAATTCAAAAATCTCAGAGTGCTTCCGCTTTAAACCGTGCGATGTTTCCGTTCTGCAGATTCTTTTCATAGATGCCTATGAAGAACAATGAAGCGAGTATGAGATAGATAACACTGAGGAAGGCCCCTATCACAAGATTTAAGACGAGGTCGCCGGAGAAACTCCCCGCAGTGAGAATGGCGCGCATGCTTTCGAATACATATGAGGGGGGAATCATTTTTGCTACCGTGACAAGCGGAGTGGGAAGGGTCGAGATAGGATAGTACACTCCGGCAAAAAGAGAGAGGACCATCGGAATGGGCCACG
The Syntrophorhabdaceae bacterium DNA segment above includes these coding regions:
- a CDS encoding ABC transporter permease; this translates as WAQNFINFFASPLKIREYLSGLILTSITSGMAGFAVIVAIAGFAFGYNIMRIGVLILPFMLILLIFGIAMGIFVSAIIFRLGPSAEWLAWPIPMVLSLFAGVYYPISTLPTPLVTVAKMIPPSYVFESMRAILTAGSFSGDLVLNLVIGAFLSVIYLILASLFFIGIYEKNLQNGNIARFKAEAL